Below is a genomic region from Triticum dicoccoides isolate Atlit2015 ecotype Zavitan chromosome 5A, WEW_v2.0, whole genome shotgun sequence.
ataagtattgcacatctaagtcctatgtcattgatcttatgtgGAGATTCGTGTGGAAATTTTCTTTTgggttttttcttttcctttccatACTTGATTctgtcacttagatgtgcaataactatagcacatctagatgtgccctagacaaacCCCTTTTCATATCTATACAAAGTAGGAAACATGTCCTTTTAAGTTTTAATTTACAGCAAAGTTATCTACTCATTACATGGCGGAGTCAGGAGTGAAGGGCATAAATGGCACCTAAATATCTTATGTGGACAAGCAAGTTTCACTCAAGTAGATCACTCAACAAGAGCTCAAAAATAAATCAGTATTCCAAACCTGACTGTACAATGAATTTCTGAAACAAGGACTTCAATTCAGCAGACAGATCTCCCCTTCCCATCTTGTGCAAACCTTTGGACACTGTAACATAAGCAGAATGGTCAGGCCTGAGGCCCTTCTCCATCAACTCATACAGGACACTTCCTGCCTCGACGATCCTCCCCGACCTGTGCAACAGCTTGGCGAGCAGGCTGTAGTTCCTGTTCGTGGAGTGTGAATCCCTGGTGCTCATAGCCCTCACATAATCGCAAGCATCTTCGATTCTCCCAGTATAGAAGTACCCTTTGATGAAGGCTGTGTGGATTGTAATCCTCGGCGTCAGATTTTCTGAGAACAACTGATCGAGAATCTGCCTTGCCGAATCCATCTTCCCCGCCTTACAGGCGTGGTATGTGAGGATCTCGTACGTCAGTGAGTTCGGGATGTCGTCGTGGTCCGACCTCTCCATGGTCTCAACAAGGTCGCACGCTTCGGTGGCCCTGCCATTCTTCAGCAGGCACCCCAGGAGGTAGTTCCAGGAGTTGGCATTTGGGCCGCAGCTCCCCTTcctcatttcgtcgaacacctcacGGGCGCCCCGGAAGTCACCAGCCTTGCACTTGGCGGCCAAGAGGACATTGTAGTAGTTCGCCCTCCTCGCCGTCTCCTCGATCACCCACACGGCCGCGTCGAGCTCGCCGATCGAGGACAACGCCTTGACCAGCGAGAACACGCCGGACGCGCGGCACGGGCCACCGGCACCATCCAAAATCGTCAGAGTCGCCCTCACCGCGTCATCCACGCTGCTCGCAGATGAGGACGACCTCGGCGCGGCCTCCAGGAACGCGAAGGCCTGCTCGGTAAGGGGGAGCCGCCGCGCCGACACTTGGTCGAGGGCGCGGGCCATGGCGGGGTAGTCGGCCAGCCTGCCGGCGTTCTGGACGAGCAGGTTGTGGGCGCGGGCGCTCGGGGGGGCGCCCCTGTGCCGGGAGAGCCAGGCGAAGAAGCGGCACGCGGGGACGCCGCGCTCCGTGAGCGCGCGGAGCGCCGCCGACACAGCGGCGTCGGAGAGGGGCGGGCCGAGGCGGTCCAGGTCGGCCTCCAggctgccgccgtcgccgcctgccGCGACGAGGTTGACGATCGCATTtgaggtggcggcggtggtgggttcggtgCTGCGGAGGCTCGAGGGGCTCGAGGAGGAGAAGGTCGCGCCGCCGGCGGAGACGGCGCGGTGGAGCCGCCGGGGGATGAGACGAGACATTGGTGTGCTCCGAGTCTGGCTGGAACTGGAACTGGACTGTTTGAACGCCAGTGGCAACTGAGATTGATGGGCCGATCTGGGCCGTGAATGGCTGGCCGAACGGTTCCTGTGGTACTTAGAAAATTACCTATGAAAATGAGATTTGACTCTGGAATACATTTTTTTCGTATTTTCCTATCTTATGTCTCTTCGTGAATATTGAATTATTCATGTGAATCGTAACCAAAATTAGGTTAGTTATAATATAGCTAAGTTTGCTCGGTTAGAGGGCAGAATCATGACTTGGTTAGGCTCAAGCCCTCGAGATGCTATGAAGCTAGCTGTGATCGGTTGTACGAACCTTTCGAGCTGAGTAATATATTATTTTCACCTGTAAAAAAATAAAGTTTTCCCAATTGCCTGGAACATTGAATATAGAACTTGAGACAGGAAAAATATATTTTCTATCCACCGTTGGTTCGAACAAAAACTCACCTTTCCTACTTGTCATTTGAAACACTTATGTGGTGTGATATGATATAAAACATCATAATGGACCGTTGGACCAGAGATCAGGTCCTGTTGACTCAGATTTCGGTAGTAACTCTTACCAATGACGACATAAGGAATATGCATAAATGAATCATAGCAATACCTTACATGTCCCACGTCTAAGGGAAATTACTCACGCATGAGATGGGAATAACCAAATATCATAGAGATAAAAGCCAAGGAAAATTATATCGATAACATCGCAAAGATCCACAATAAGGTGAATGCTTAAACAAGTTTTGATCTCAAGATTAGTACAAATAGAGTCACAAACCTTAACTTACAACTTCAAATCCCTCTCCCTATGGTGGTGTTGCTATGAATGAAAATGAAGATGGGTGGAAGAGAAGGAATGGATCTCCGGTGGTTCTTCTTCTCGGGATCTTTTCTCTCTCTGTTTTGGATGTTGTGGCGGCGCCTCTATTTTTGAAGTATGTTGTGCCTTCACGAAAGTGGCATATGTAGATGAGGTGGTGGTggcgctaagggcatctccagccgttcggccccccagggcgcctaaatagagcggcctgggggcgtgccggcgctagttcggcccctgggggcgacctagctctcagtcacgcccccaagcgccggtcccaggatgcgggaaatttaaacttggtcgttcccgctctcaaaagacgccacaaatccggcgatcggacgtagtctggcgttacaaaaaacagagcgccgcacgccgcaagttcgcgtgcgcaatgattcactcggcggggtcggctccaggcgttggcggattcggcgtgcgcgggctcggcggtgtcggagctgcttcggtgctgggctgtgtcggcgcggcttcggcactgctgggcggcgatgtagaggcgtcgttcgggcttggcgtccgtgtggttGTGGGCGCGGGAGCTTGCGTCGTCGGTGTCGTCGGTGTTGCCGTTtgcatctggttcaggatgaggccgcgctccgccatgtACCACGCCTTGAGTTGCTcatcgttgctctggagcatgtccgccccgcccatcagaaaagccgtgtcggtgttcctcttcttcgcggcgacgttcgtccaGAGCAGGTCGAGCTTAATGGCGCTGTTCTTCAtcagcgacgaccaccgcgcctcggtcttctcttcacgtaggacggcccgggcctgggcctcggcgaggcaatgctcgatggactcctgcactcgcgcggttgccgcgtcggtgtttttccccttctttgccaatttgtggccgtccggccgccccTCTGACGCGCCTGAAGTCAtcgcgtccggcttgtatgtctccttggccttgtcgagggtacgtcggacttccgcctgttggaaatatgccctagatgcaataataaaaggattattattatatttccttgttcatgataattgtcttttattcatgctataattgtgttatccggaaatcgtaatacatgtgtgaatacatagacaccaacatgtccctagtaagcctctagttgactagctcgttgatcaacagatagtcatggtttcctgactatggacattggatgtcattgataacgagatcacatcattagaagaatgatgtgatggacaagacccaatcctaaacatagcacaagattgtatagttcgtttgctagagtttttccaatgtcaagtatcttttccttagaccatgagatcgtgtaactcccggataccgtaggagtgctttgggtgtaccaaacgtcataacgtaactgggtgactataaaggtatactacgggtatctccgaaagtgtctgttgggttgacacggatcaagactgggatttgtccctccgtataacggagaggtatctctgtgcccactcggtaatgcacatcataatgagctcaaagtgaccaagtgtctgatcacgggatcatgcattacggtacgagtaaagtgacttgccggtaacgagattgaacgaggtattgggataccgacgatcgaatctcgggcaagtaacttaccgattgacaaagggaattgtatacggggttgcttgaatcctcgacatcgtggttcatccgatgagatcatcgaggagcatgtgggagccaacatgggtatccagatcccgctgttggttattgaccggagagccgtctcggtcatgtctacatgtctcccgaacccatagggtctacacacttaatgttcggtgatgctagggttgtagagatatgaatatgcagtaacccgaaagttgttcggagtcccggatgagatcccggacatcgcgaggagttccggaatggtccggaggtgaagagttATATATagcaagtgcagtttcggccatcgggagagtttcgggggtcaccggtattgtaccaggaccaccagaagggtcccgggggtccatcgggtggggccacccatcccggagggccccatgggctaaagtggggaggggaaccagcccatagtgggctggtgcgccccccttggcccaccccatgcgcctagggttgggaaccctagggtgggggggcgccccacctggcttggggggcactccaccccttggccgccgcccccctaggagatcccatctcctagggccggcgcaccccctagggggcctatataaaggggggagggagggggcagccgcacgcttgagtcttggcgcctccctctcccctgctacacctttcCCTCTCGCAGTAAAACgatgaagccctgctgcggtgacccctgcatcc
It encodes:
- the LOC119304160 gene encoding pentatricopeptide repeat-containing protein At4g20090-like, with amino-acid sequence MSRLIPRRLHRAVSAGGATFSSSSPSSLRSTEPTTAATSNAIVNLVAAGGDGGSLEADLDRLGPPLSDAAVSAALRALTERGVPACRFFAWLSRHRGAPPSARAHNLLVQNAGRLADYPAMARALDQVSARRLPLTEQAFAFLEAAPRSSSSASSVDDAVRATLTILDGAGGPCRASGVFSLVKALSSIGELDAAVWVIEETARRANYYNVLLAAKCKAGDFRGAREVFDEMRKGSCGPNANSWNYLLGCLLKNGRATEACDLVETMERSDHDDIPNSLTYEILTYHACKAGKMDSARQILDQLFSENLTPRITIHTAFIKGYFYTGRIEDACDYVRAMSTRDSHSTNRNYSLLAKLLHRSGRIVEAGSVLYELMEKGLRPDHSAYVTVSKGLHKMGRGDLSAELKSLFQKFIVQSDERDCQLHLAFLQTSCCLTSPTLQKA